The following proteins are encoded in a genomic region of Ferrimicrobium sp.:
- a CDS encoding heterodisulfide reductase-related iron-sulfur binding cluster translates to MKRFEYEDACIKCSLCVTACPVYRVDPQFPGPKALGPDWYRRHQAGEVTAMEHVSDCTFCQLCENACPVDVPIAHLIAEHKHFASESPRLALRDYLLTHPQWLAMAPSLVKVPKQLGIPLGISASTQWPVPSPIQRANRHRYRLRRQQASPMPQVGIFVDCFTRGFDSETFAAASAVLRELGYATVALPVTSHCCGAAAYASGLLREAERSARRTYRAIRRVSAGLEAVVTLNATCDDTLRVEWPRYFGLELVTPIVPFVDFVLDKASPGFFEQLRRGSGDEVVYTHATCRSKVARGEGSLFALMERASDRAPEILAISCCGAAGSYAFKAEHTKVARALGGHATEVMGAPGVILTDSGTCAIHLQELTGSETLHPARWLQAQLQRQAVKQ, encoded by the coding sequence GTGAAGAGATTCGAATACGAGGATGCCTGCATCAAGTGCTCCCTCTGTGTCACCGCCTGTCCGGTCTATCGGGTCGATCCACAGTTCCCTGGTCCAAAGGCACTTGGCCCTGACTGGTATCGACGCCATCAGGCCGGAGAGGTCACGGCTATGGAGCACGTGAGCGACTGCACCTTCTGCCAGCTCTGCGAAAACGCTTGTCCCGTGGATGTGCCAATCGCCCATCTCATCGCAGAGCATAAACACTTCGCATCCGAATCGCCGCGGCTTGCGCTACGCGACTATCTCTTAACCCATCCCCAGTGGTTGGCGATGGCTCCGTCCCTCGTCAAGGTCCCAAAACAACTCGGCATACCGCTTGGCATCAGTGCATCGACGCAGTGGCCAGTCCCCTCACCCATCCAGCGCGCCAATCGCCATCGGTATCGGCTCCGCCGACAACAGGCTTCACCCATGCCCCAGGTCGGGATCTTCGTGGATTGCTTTACCCGAGGGTTTGACTCAGAGACGTTCGCCGCCGCCAGTGCCGTCCTTAGAGAACTCGGCTATGCGACGGTGGCGCTGCCTGTTACGAGCCATTGCTGTGGCGCGGCCGCCTATGCATCGGGTCTGCTCAGAGAGGCTGAGCGCAGCGCCCGTCGGACGTATCGCGCAATCCGGAGGGTGTCCGCAGGGCTCGAAGCTGTGGTGACCTTAAATGCGACCTGTGACGATACGCTGCGCGTGGAGTGGCCACGGTATTTTGGATTGGAGCTTGTCACGCCCATCGTACCTTTTGTGGATTTTGTGCTCGACAAGGCGAGTCCTGGCTTTTTTGAGCAGTTGCGGCGAGGATCTGGCGACGAAGTGGTCTACACACACGCAACCTGTCGGTCAAAGGTTGCCCGTGGCGAGGGGTCGCTCTTTGCTCTTATGGAGCGCGCCAGCGACCGCGCGCCAGAGATCCTCGCGATCAGCTGTTGTGGTGCCGCTGGTTCGTACGCCTTCAAGGCTGAACACACGAAGGTGGCAAGAGCTCTGGGCGGACATGCGACAGAGGTGATGGGTGCACCGGGTGTCATCCTTACCGATAGTGGCACCTGTGCGATCCATCTCCAGGAGCTCACAGGGTCCGAGACTCTCCATCCAGCGCGTTGGCTGCAGGCTCAGCTTCAGCGCCAGGCGGTGAAGCAGTGA
- a CDS encoding glycerol-3-phosphate responsive antiterminator: MIFAAREPADVLVMLADVEPSWVFLLGGSAGEVLGASKLLSDRGFSVYIHIDMLHGITNDSEGIRLLASFGRPTGIITTHPSTVNAAKKVGLLTIERIFLLDSSSVESGLRNVVRTKPDAVEVLPGVLPEQITKVADSIDVPLIAGGLITHIDQVKAALKAGALGVSTSSGLLLSQVQELS; the protein is encoded by the coding sequence GTGATCTTCGCGGCGCGAGAACCAGCGGACGTCCTGGTCATGTTGGCTGATGTGGAACCGAGTTGGGTCTTCTTGCTTGGCGGGAGTGCCGGCGAGGTGCTGGGCGCCTCGAAGTTACTGAGTGACCGCGGTTTTTCGGTCTATATCCACATTGACATGCTGCACGGGATCACCAACGACAGTGAAGGCATACGTCTACTAGCGAGCTTCGGTCGTCCAACCGGCATCATCACCACCCATCCGTCAACGGTGAACGCGGCGAAGAAGGTGGGACTGTTGACGATCGAGCGGATCTTTCTTCTCGATAGCTCCTCCGTTGAATCGGGACTGCGTAACGTCGTCAGGACCAAACCGGATGCGGTCGAGGTGCTGCCTGGTGTGCTGCCAGAGCAGATCACCAAGGTGGCCGATAGTATCGATGTCCCTCTCATCGCAGGTGGTCTGATCACCCATATCGATCAAGTGAAGGCGGCGCTGAAGGCTGGCGCCCTTGGTGTGTCGACAAGTTCTGGGCTGTTGTTGAGCCAAGTCCAGGAGCTAAGTTAG
- a CDS encoding HPr family phosphocarrier protein, with translation MAARTFRVIDPSGLHARPAAQLVKAMHAAGAQGTLSKGDRVADVGSILEILGLGIDNGDVIVLDVNQEAESVFASLEHLLEPLTDDTPR, from the coding sequence ATGGCAGCAAGAACTTTTCGTGTGATCGATCCATCGGGGCTCCATGCGCGTCCCGCTGCGCAGCTGGTGAAGGCGATGCATGCTGCCGGAGCGCAAGGGACGTTAAGCAAAGGCGACCGGGTCGCTGATGTGGGCAGCATCCTCGAAATTCTCGGACTCGGTATCGACAACGGCGATGTGATCGTCCTTGATGTGAACCAGGAGGCGGAGTCGGTCTTTGCGAGTCTTGAACACCTTCTAGAACCATTGACCGATGATACTCCTCGTTAG
- the glpK gene encoding glycerol kinase GlpK → MTKYLLALDQGTTSSRAILFNDAGLPVAVGQQEFRQIYPQPGWVEHDPEEIWQSEWQAIQSCIKSSGVNVADIAALGITNQRETTVVWNRQTGQAVYNAIVWQCRRTAGMCDRLREAGHTDMVRAKTGLVIDAYFSGTKVAWILENVPGARELAEKGDLVFGTIDSWLINKLTHQKLHVTDYSNASRTMIYNIGELDWDDELLGLLGIPRSMCPTVVDSSGVVGEVDESWLGRRIPIAGIAGDQQAALFGQGCYTPGTAKNTYGTGSFLLMNTGEVPVSSENGLVTTLAWGIDHKVTYALEGSIFITGAVVQWLRDELGLIKTAEETEALALSVPDTGGVYLVPAFVGLGAPWWDSYARGTIVGLTRGSNRAHIARAALESIAYQSRDVLEAMRSDSKQAVDVLRVDGGAINNSFLAQFQADILGVRVERPKVTETTAMGAAFLAGLAVGVWDGFEPLTQVWQRDALFYPSMVASRRDELVAGWVRAVERSKSWIEQ, encoded by the coding sequence GTGACTAAGTATCTACTCGCTCTTGACCAGGGCACGACGTCATCAAGGGCAATCTTGTTTAATGATGCTGGCTTGCCGGTGGCCGTTGGCCAACAGGAGTTTCGCCAGATTTATCCGCAGCCCGGTTGGGTGGAGCACGATCCGGAGGAGATTTGGCAATCGGAGTGGCAGGCCATTCAGAGTTGCATTAAGTCCTCGGGGGTCAACGTCGCCGACATCGCAGCCCTTGGCATCACCAACCAACGTGAGACGACGGTGGTCTGGAACCGGCAGACGGGGCAGGCGGTCTACAACGCTATCGTCTGGCAGTGTCGGCGTACGGCCGGAATGTGTGATCGGCTGCGGGAGGCAGGCCACACTGACATGGTGCGAGCTAAGACAGGGTTGGTCATCGACGCGTACTTCTCGGGGACGAAGGTGGCCTGGATCCTCGAGAACGTTCCCGGCGCTCGCGAGCTCGCCGAGAAGGGTGATCTCGTCTTTGGAACCATCGACTCCTGGCTGATCAACAAGCTGACTCACCAAAAGCTCCACGTCACGGACTATTCCAATGCCTCGCGTACCATGATCTACAACATCGGTGAGCTCGATTGGGATGACGAGTTGTTGGGGCTGTTAGGGATTCCGCGCTCCATGTGCCCGACCGTTGTTGACTCCTCGGGTGTCGTTGGCGAGGTCGATGAGAGCTGGTTGGGGCGCAGGATTCCGATTGCTGGGATCGCTGGTGATCAGCAAGCTGCATTGTTTGGGCAGGGGTGCTATACGCCTGGGACTGCGAAGAACACCTACGGTACCGGTTCCTTCCTCCTCATGAATACGGGCGAGGTCCCCGTCTCCTCGGAGAATGGACTGGTCACGACGCTGGCTTGGGGTATCGATCACAAGGTGACCTACGCGCTTGAGGGTTCGATCTTTATCACCGGAGCCGTTGTCCAATGGCTCCGTGATGAACTGGGGTTGATCAAGACCGCTGAGGAGACAGAGGCGCTAGCACTTTCCGTGCCTGACACCGGTGGGGTGTATCTCGTACCCGCCTTCGTCGGTCTTGGGGCGCCCTGGTGGGATAGTTACGCACGCGGAACGATCGTTGGACTGACAAGAGGATCGAATCGCGCCCATATCGCCAGAGCTGCGCTGGAGTCGATCGCCTACCAGTCGCGTGATGTCTTGGAGGCGATGCGAAGCGACAGCAAGCAGGCAGTTGATGTCCTGCGGGTTGACGGAGGAGCGATCAACAATAGCTTCCTTGCGCAGTTCCAGGCCGACATTCTCGGTGTGCGTGTCGAGCGACCAAAGGTGACAGAGACGACGGCGATGGGTGCAGCCTTCTTGGCGGGGCTCGCCGTGGGTGTATGGGATGGCTTTGAGCCCTTGACCCAGGTGTGGCAACGCGATGCGCTGTTCTACCCGTCGATGGTCGCTTCGCGTCGCGATGAGCTCGTCGCCGGCTGGGTCCGTGCGGTCGAGCGGTCCAAGAGTTGGATCGAGCAGTGA
- the dhaK gene encoding dihydroxyacetone kinase subunit DhaK produces MKKIIDAVATIVDQALDGMVVAYPEYLVRVPGTSVLARKVPKATGKVGLVSGGGSGHEPAHGGYVGYGMLDAAVAGEVFTSPTPDQVYAGIKAADHGVGVLLVVKNYTGDVMNFDIARELADADSIATEVVLVNDDIAVQDSLYTTGRRGIAGTVLVHKIAGAAAEEGADLATVKAVGDEVVDNVASMGFALTSCTVPANGKPTFELGENEIEMGVGIHGEPGIERIPMMSAGELTAFLYGRLVEELGLVAGERVAALVNSMGATPGIELAIMTGHLAQLVEGSQLSLERVLMGEFMTSLEMAGASLTLLRLDDTRARRLGATCDTPALRVVTH; encoded by the coding sequence ATGAAAAAGATTATTGATGCGGTTGCGACGATCGTTGACCAGGCACTCGACGGGATGGTGGTGGCCTACCCTGAGTACCTCGTGCGGGTGCCAGGCACCTCGGTGCTTGCTCGCAAGGTCCCAAAGGCGACGGGCAAGGTCGGTCTCGTCTCAGGGGGCGGTTCGGGCCATGAGCCCGCTCACGGTGGTTACGTCGGCTATGGTATGCTTGACGCGGCGGTGGCGGGGGAGGTCTTTACCTCCCCCACCCCGGACCAGGTCTACGCAGGTATCAAGGCCGCCGACCATGGCGTTGGTGTCCTCCTTGTGGTGAAGAACTACACCGGCGATGTGATGAACTTTGATATCGCTCGCGAACTCGCCGATGCCGACTCCATTGCGACAGAGGTCGTGTTGGTTAACGATGACATAGCGGTGCAGGATTCGCTCTACACCACCGGGCGTCGCGGGATCGCGGGAACGGTTTTGGTCCATAAGATCGCAGGTGCAGCTGCTGAAGAGGGTGCGGATCTGGCAACAGTGAAGGCGGTAGGTGATGAGGTGGTCGACAACGTCGCCTCGATGGGTTTCGCGCTGACCTCGTGTACGGTCCCAGCGAATGGCAAACCGACTTTTGAACTCGGGGAGAACGAGATCGAGATGGGTGTCGGGATCCATGGCGAGCCCGGTATTGAGCGCATTCCAATGATGAGTGCTGGGGAGCTCACTGCCTTCCTCTATGGTCGCCTTGTGGAGGAGCTCGGGCTGGTCGCCGGTGAGCGCGTCGCTGCTCTGGTCAACTCCATGGGGGCCACCCCCGGTATCGAGTTGGCCATCATGACCGGGCATCTCGCACAGCTCGTGGAGGGTTCCCAACTCTCTCTCGAGCGGGTCCTGATGGGGGAGTTCATGACCTCATTGGAGATGGCAGGAGCCTCGCTCACGCTGCTGCGTCTTGACGATACACGGGCGAGACGGTTAGGAGCGACCTGTGATACCCCAGCACTGAGAGTCGTGACGCACTAG
- the dhaL gene encoding dihydroxyacetone kinase subunit DhaL, with protein MTSVKQEAFRQLWQRFGELIHANRALLNELDAAIGDADHGSNMDRGLTKAVEVLNAAPEGSLRADAKAIGMTLMSTVGGASGALWGSGMLKFAAALPDAPEVNWADFVGALGAFVEALQQRGKAVVGDKTMMDVFLPALAELQATGSDGEPVSSLVVVLAQQARAWSDATLDLVAKRGRAAYLGERSVGHIDPGSVSAALWFEALARVMGPQ; from the coding sequence ATGACCTCTGTGAAGCAGGAGGCCTTTCGCCAGCTCTGGCAGCGATTTGGTGAACTGATCCATGCCAACAGAGCGCTGCTCAATGAGCTCGATGCGGCCATCGGCGACGCTGACCATGGCTCCAACATGGATCGCGGGTTGACCAAGGCCGTCGAGGTGCTCAACGCTGCCCCCGAGGGTAGTCTGCGCGCTGATGCGAAGGCCATTGGCATGACACTCATGAGCACGGTCGGAGGGGCATCAGGAGCGCTCTGGGGATCAGGAATGTTGAAGTTTGCCGCGGCGTTGCCTGATGCCCCTGAGGTCAACTGGGCCGATTTTGTGGGTGCCCTTGGCGCCTTTGTCGAGGCACTCCAACAACGCGGGAAGGCGGTCGTGGGAGACAAAACCATGATGGATGTATTCCTCCCTGCCCTCGCTGAACTCCAGGCCACAGGATCCGATGGAGAGCCGGTGAGCTCCCTGGTCGTTGTGCTCGCCCAGCAGGCCAGAGCGTGGTCGGATGCCACATTGGATTTGGTGGCCAAACGTGGCCGTGCAGCCTATCTTGGCGAGCGCAGCGTCGGTCACATCGACCCAGGTTCCGTTTCCGCCGCCCTCTGGTTTGAGGCACTCGCTCGGGTCATGGGGCCGCAATGA
- a CDS encoding PTS-dependent dihydroxyacetone kinase phosphotransferase subunit DhaM, producing MTMSTGLIIVSHSKRLALGVVDVVRALAGDELAMVAVGGEEAPGSGGLGVNAAMVLAGLSELGGVDTIGMIGDVGSSFLATSAAIELEGLEERVHMIDCPMVEGAIACAMTLSMGGSLDDGITAAEHAWEVRKVGS from the coding sequence ATGACGATGTCCACCGGGCTGATCATCGTCTCTCACTCCAAGCGCCTTGCCCTCGGCGTGGTCGACGTGGTTCGGGCCCTGGCCGGCGATGAACTGGCGATGGTTGCCGTTGGAGGCGAGGAGGCACCCGGGTCTGGGGGGCTCGGGGTGAACGCAGCGATGGTCCTCGCGGGACTCTCGGAGCTAGGCGGAGTCGACACGATTGGCATGATCGGCGACGTTGGCTCCTCCTTCCTGGCGACGAGTGCCGCGATTGAGCTGGAGGGACTTGAGGAGCGGGTACACATGATTGACTGTCCGATGGTCGAAGGCGCCATCGCGTGTGCGATGACGCTATCGATGGGTGGTTCCCTTGATGATGGTATCACGGCGGCGGAACACGCATGGGAGGTTCGTAAGGTTGGATCCTGA
- a CDS encoding putative PEP-binding protein produces MDPEGTASAETEDARAAPPDERVWEGFGIGTDTVVGRVRHRQGSATPPEDHGAAGSTQGEVRGRGAGAQAHEFPSREELRHHLEAELTKAAGELEGLAEGAPPQVGAILEAQAMMAQDPTLVDRLLAPLLSTEQADRPSDVASISIDRRALEAAFETVAAELRTVGGYIGERADDITEIGIRVGDQLFGRAEYSWRFDDDSILVLEQLSAAEAAKLDPTALRGVIVATGGPTGHAALILRSLDIAAVVGCRGASELPEGSMVLLNPLTGQVSLASATSGHLERVTEGFTPRRDRRRSHRSVLATGAVHLLANVGSPGDAVEAHGRGADGIGLVRTEFLFEGQAQEPSVDQQVDVYRSILDPFVHSQKPVIFRTLDAGSDKPLPFIRLPREDNPALGVRGFRLVAQAPGVLERQLEALAQAQELVPGVEVRVMAPMVSSPAEVRSFVGMARSAGLGTVGVMIEVPALALGFVRVAPLVDFASIGTNDLLQYLMGADRNGPALGALLDPWNPVALGLIESVARAGTRAQVGISVCGEAASDPLLAIVLAGLGVSSLSMTPVALAGVRAVLDGLSMTRARALARRALSQEDASRARRTIVDAQ; encoded by the coding sequence TTGGATCCTGAGGGCACAGCTTCGGCCGAGACGGAGGACGCTCGTGCGGCTCCTCCAGACGAGCGTGTCTGGGAGGGCTTTGGGATCGGGACCGATACGGTGGTAGGACGGGTGCGACACCGTCAGGGATCAGCGACGCCACCCGAGGATCATGGGGCGGCGGGAAGTACCCAAGGTGAAGTTCGTGGCCGTGGTGCCGGTGCACAGGCGCACGAATTCCCCAGTCGCGAGGAGCTTCGCCATCACCTGGAGGCGGAACTGACCAAGGCGGCAGGGGAACTTGAAGGTTTGGCCGAGGGCGCACCTCCCCAGGTCGGTGCGATCCTGGAGGCCCAAGCCATGATGGCCCAAGATCCGACGCTCGTCGATCGCTTGTTGGCACCGTTGCTGTCAACCGAGCAGGCGGATCGTCCTAGCGACGTGGCCTCGATCTCCATCGATCGGCGAGCATTAGAGGCCGCGTTCGAGACGGTTGCCGCTGAGCTGCGCACCGTAGGTGGATACATCGGCGAACGAGCTGACGATATCACCGAGATCGGTATACGGGTCGGCGACCAGCTCTTTGGGCGAGCTGAGTACTCCTGGCGATTCGATGATGATAGCATCCTGGTCCTTGAGCAACTGAGTGCGGCTGAGGCGGCGAAACTCGACCCAACGGCGTTGCGTGGTGTGATCGTGGCAACTGGAGGGCCCACGGGGCATGCGGCGCTCATCCTCCGTTCCCTTGACATTGCAGCCGTCGTCGGTTGTCGAGGAGCATCTGAACTCCCCGAGGGTTCCATGGTCCTACTCAATCCCCTCACTGGCCAGGTCTCGTTGGCCAGTGCGACCTCCGGGCATCTTGAGCGCGTGACCGAAGGGTTCACGCCTCGGCGTGATCGGCGACGAAGCCACCGTTCGGTGTTGGCGACGGGTGCGGTGCACCTTCTCGCCAATGTCGGATCACCAGGAGACGCAGTTGAGGCGCATGGGCGGGGGGCCGACGGCATCGGTCTCGTACGCACCGAGTTCTTATTTGAGGGGCAGGCACAGGAGCCAAGCGTTGACCAGCAGGTCGATGTCTATCGATCCATTCTTGATCCATTTGTCCACTCACAGAAGCCTGTCATCTTCCGCACGCTTGATGCAGGTTCCGACAAACCCTTACCCTTTATCAGGCTGCCTCGGGAGGACAACCCCGCGCTTGGGGTGCGGGGTTTTCGTCTCGTCGCCCAGGCTCCAGGGGTGCTCGAACGACAGTTGGAGGCTCTGGCGCAGGCACAGGAGTTGGTGCCAGGTGTCGAGGTGCGGGTGATGGCGCCTATGGTGAGTTCACCTGCTGAGGTGCGCTCTTTTGTGGGGATGGCGCGCTCTGCTGGCCTGGGCACCGTGGGGGTCATGATCGAAGTCCCGGCGCTCGCTTTGGGTTTTGTCCGGGTCGCGCCGTTGGTAGATTTCGCCTCAATCGGGACCAATGACTTGCTCCAATATCTGATGGGGGCCGATCGCAATGGACCCGCACTGGGCGCGCTCCTCGATCCCTGGAATCCGGTCGCGCTTGGTCTTATCGAGTCGGTGGCGCGTGCAGGGACGCGGGCGCAGGTCGGTATCTCGGTGTGTGGCGAGGCGGCGAGTGATCCGTTGCTCGCCATCGTCTTGGCCGGTCTTGGTGTCTCGAGCCTCTCAATGACGCCAGTAGCGCTGGCTGGGGTGCGAGCGGTGCTGGATGGCCTCTCGATGACGCGGGCGCGGGCGCTTGCCCGTCGGGCGCTCTCGCAGGAGGATGCCAGTAGGGCTCGAAGAACGATCGTCGACGCCCAGTAG
- a CDS encoding ATP-binding cassette domain-containing protein, with amino-acid sequence MSAELGPHLRSPLNQKGRPAAVAVQGLVKRYGSLEAVRGIDFEVAGGEIFGFLGPNGAGKSTTIKILCTLAQPTEGAAQVAGYDVVRARELVRRNIGLVFQDTTLDTYLTAEQNLRFHAELYAVPKQYVESRLQRVLEMVGLWERRGSLVSTYSGGMQRHLEIARGLLHAPKVLFLDEPTVGLDPQTRSSIWEYIIELKQREDITIFLTTHYMDEAENCDRIAIIDHGQIQASDTPEELKASVGKDRVQIATADDVAAIAALASRFGVDAGMHDGLVTFSVAAGEEFVPRLFSELGVGIRSVSVARPSLDDAFMSYTGRTIRDTEATSSDSMRAFRQRFRGR; translated from the coding sequence ATGTCGGCGGAGCTTGGACCTCACCTACGGTCACCGTTGAACCAGAAAGGACGGCCAGCAGCTGTAGCGGTGCAGGGTCTCGTCAAGCGCTATGGATCATTGGAGGCGGTGAGAGGCATTGATTTCGAGGTGGCCGGGGGAGAGATCTTTGGATTCCTCGGCCCCAACGGCGCGGGCAAGTCGACCACCATCAAGATTCTCTGTACGCTTGCTCAACCGACGGAGGGTGCCGCACAAGTGGCAGGATACGATGTGGTGCGAGCGAGGGAATTGGTCCGACGCAACATCGGTCTGGTCTTTCAGGATACGACGCTCGACACCTATCTGACCGCTGAACAGAACCTCCGCTTTCATGCGGAGCTCTATGCAGTGCCTAAGCAGTATGTCGAGTCACGCCTGCAACGGGTGCTCGAGATGGTTGGACTCTGGGAACGTCGTGGGAGCCTCGTCAGTACCTACTCAGGAGGTATGCAGCGTCACCTCGAGATCGCTCGTGGTCTGTTGCATGCGCCTAAGGTCCTCTTTCTTGACGAACCCACCGTCGGCCTGGATCCCCAGACGCGCTCTTCGATCTGGGAGTACATCATCGAACTCAAGCAGCGAGAGGATATCACCATCTTCTTGACGACGCACTATATGGATGAGGCGGAGAATTGTGATCGGATTGCGATCATTGACCACGGCCAAATCCAGGCGAGCGATACTCCCGAGGAACTGAAGGCAAGTGTTGGCAAGGACCGAGTACAGATTGCAACCGCGGATGATGTCGCTGCAATCGCGGCACTCGCATCGCGATTCGGAGTCGATGCAGGGATGCATGACGGGTTGGTCACCTTTTCCGTCGCCGCTGGCGAGGAGTTCGTTCCTCGACTCTTTAGTGAGCTCGGCGTCGGGATTCGTTCGGTCAGCGTCGCCCGTCCCTCTCTTGACGATGCCTTCATGTCGTACACCGGTCGGACTATCAGGGATACAGAGGCGACAAGCAGCGATTCGATGCGGGCGTTTCGACAGCGTTTTCGAGGGAGGTAG
- a CDS encoding ABC transporter permease, with protein MAPRVDSLLEGQTQDGDLVDPTDPLPFCTGHGTLRPCQARDAPGVNLRTFLYPGVLAMSALFTALFSAGSIVWDREFGFLREMLVAPVNRGAIVFGKCLGGTTVATLQGLVILILAGFAGVPYRPTLLLALIGELLLLSFTLTAFGVMMAARIQQFQAFMAVTQMLVMPLFFLSGALYPLGGLPTWLTVLTRIDPLTSIVGPMRSVVFNSLNMGQAARHFLSPGVTWDGWLVPVGLSLAIVAVMGVAMTLIGVVEFRKND; from the coding sequence GTGGCGCCGCGAGTTGATTCGCTTCTGGAGGGACAAACTCAGGATGGTGACCTCGTTGATCCAACCGATCCTCTTCCTTTTTGTACTGGGCACGGGACTCTCCGCCCTTGCCAAGCACGGGATGCCCCTGGAGTCAATCTTCGCACTTTTCTCTATCCAGGCGTCTTGGCGATGTCTGCCCTCTTTACCGCCCTCTTCTCGGCGGGCTCTATCGTGTGGGATCGAGAGTTTGGTTTCCTCCGGGAAATGCTGGTCGCACCGGTGAACCGTGGTGCGATCGTGTTCGGTAAGTGCCTTGGCGGGACCACAGTAGCGACGCTCCAGGGACTCGTTATTTTGATCCTCGCGGGATTCGCTGGGGTGCCCTATCGTCCGACGCTCCTACTGGCACTCATCGGAGAGCTCCTGTTACTCTCCTTCACTCTCACCGCCTTTGGCGTAATGATGGCGGCACGGATCCAGCAGTTCCAAGCCTTTATGGCGGTGACACAGATGTTAGTGATGCCACTGTTCTTCCTCTCCGGTGCGCTTTATCCGCTCGGCGGTCTACCGACATGGCTGACGGTGTTGACCAGGATCGATCCGCTGACCTCTATCGTAGGCCCGATGCGCAGTGTGGTTTTTAACTCCCTCAACATGGGCCAAGCGGCGCGCCACTTCCTGAGTCCAGGCGTCACCTGGGATGGATGGTTGGTACCGGTTGGGCTCTCGCTGGCGATTGTGGCCGTGATGGGGGTGGCAATGACACTCATCGGGGTCGTTGAGTTTCGAAAAAATGATTAG
- a CDS encoding NAD(P)-dependent oxidoreductase, which translates to MPSAIILGGTGAIGHAASQRLRANGWDVTLTSHTSPSSNKEHFISIIANRHDPHQLRRVLSGGADLLIDYLCYQADDAVMLLPYLSDITKTIMISSKAVDVDQRGRHSNSDKPADCAGPIDETCATLRPNGLEPNTREGYGANKIAAEETLLDSGASVAILRPSKIHGAHARRPRKWVFVRRAIEQRLTLLYDPNRAGIDHPSAASNIAALITALAHLSGNQIVNIADPDAPSGIEIASIVGELLGVTFVEQPVTAPSRRLHPWDTTYPLVLDTKRAHELGYQPIGDYASTIKAEVDWLMANTTRQTMPLFEDDPFFAPFFAGQAAVAPPKR; encoded by the coding sequence ATGCCAAGCGCCATCATCTTAGGAGGAACTGGAGCCATTGGTCATGCCGCGAGCCAGCGGTTGAGGGCCAATGGCTGGGACGTCACCTTGACCAGCCACACTTCCCCTTCGTCAAACAAAGAACATTTCATCAGCATCATCGCGAATCGACATGATCCCCACCAGTTACGAAGGGTGCTATCGGGTGGTGCTGATCTCCTCATCGATTACCTCTGCTACCAGGCTGATGATGCCGTAATGCTCCTTCCCTATCTCTCTGATATCACCAAAACCATCATGATCTCCTCCAAAGCCGTCGATGTCGATCAGCGCGGCCGCCACTCCAACTCCGACAAGCCTGCCGACTGTGCGGGTCCTATCGATGAGACGTGCGCAACACTCAGACCCAACGGCCTTGAACCCAACACACGGGAGGGGTATGGTGCAAACAAAATCGCTGCCGAAGAGACGCTGCTAGATTCGGGAGCATCAGTCGCCATCCTACGCCCATCCAAGATCCACGGCGCCCACGCACGACGGCCAAGGAAGTGGGTCTTTGTGCGACGTGCCATTGAACAACGTCTCACCCTCCTCTACGATCCCAACCGCGCCGGCATCGACCACCCGAGCGCCGCTAGTAACATCGCAGCTCTGATAACTGCGCTGGCTCATCTTTCAGGAAACCAGATCGTCAATATCGCGGACCCCGACGCACCCTCTGGCATCGAGATCGCTAGCATCGTGGGTGAACTACTCGGTGTAACGTTTGTGGAACAACCAGTGACCGCACCTAGTCGCCGCCTTCACCCGTGGGATACCACTTACCCGCTTGTTCTCGACACCAAACGCGCCCATGAACTCGGCTACCAACCGATCGGCGACTACGCCAGCACCATCAAAGCCGAGGTTGACTGGTTGATGGCGAACACAACTCGGCAAACGATGCCTCTCTTCGAGGACGATCCGTTTTTCGCACCGTTTTTCGCCGGCCAAGCCGCAGTTGCGCCTCCCAAACGATAA